From one Plantibacter flavus genomic stretch:
- the groES gene encoding co-chaperone GroES, with amino-acid sequence MSVSIKPLEDRIVIKQVEAEQTTASGLVIPDTAKEKPQEGEVVAVGPGRIDDNGNRVPLDVAVGDKVIYSKYGGTEVKYAGEDYLVLSARDVLAVVVR; translated from the coding sequence GTGTCGGTCTCCATCAAGCCGCTCGAGGATCGCATCGTCATCAAGCAGGTCGAGGCAGAGCAGACCACCGCTTCCGGTCTGGTCATCCCCGACACCGCCAAGGAGAAGCCCCAGGAGGGCGAGGTCGTGGCGGTCGGACCCGGTCGCATCGACGACAACGGCAACCGCGTCCCGCTCGACGTCGCCGTCGGCGACAAGGTGATCTACTCCAAGTACGGTGGCACCGAGGTCAAGTACGCCGGTGAGGACTACCTCGTCCTGTCCGCGCGCGACGTCCTCGCAGTCGTCGTCCGCTAG
- a CDS encoding class I SAM-dependent methyltransferase: MDRSELVELLTADGLRLLDSLPPYPTKDEAVRLVGRLRKEGNSPELVAAVLTQSRLRQKAVGKFGPFAGRMLFTEAGLEQATRLPVAALHAGRFARAGLTRIADLGSGIGADSMAMASLDLEVTAVDIDEVTAAIASYNLAPFPTATVRNAAAEDVSLDDFDAVWFDPARRTAGHADTARLSSAADYTPSLDLVFGAATSLPTGVKLGPGFDRSLIPDDAEAQWVSVDGQLVEMALWFGPLARPDVRRSALLLADGVHHELHAEADADDAPVRELGDYVHEPDGSVIRARLIGDLAVRLEAGMLGQGIAYLTSDTATTSPFATTFRVLERLPMDEKILKRTMRDRGIGVLEIKKRGVDVDPAAFRKRMALKGDGSATIILTRIAGKHSALLVERVTPAAAA; this comes from the coding sequence ATGGACCGTTCTGAACTCGTCGAACTCCTCACGGCCGACGGCCTCAGGCTCCTCGACTCCCTGCCGCCCTACCCGACGAAGGACGAGGCCGTCCGCCTGGTCGGGCGCCTGCGCAAGGAGGGCAACTCCCCCGAGCTGGTCGCGGCGGTCCTCACGCAGTCGCGGCTCAGGCAGAAGGCCGTCGGCAAGTTCGGTCCGTTCGCCGGCCGCATGCTGTTCACCGAGGCAGGCCTCGAACAGGCCACGCGCCTTCCCGTCGCCGCATTGCACGCCGGGCGTTTCGCCCGGGCCGGCCTCACACGCATCGCCGACCTCGGCAGCGGCATCGGCGCCGACTCGATGGCCATGGCCTCGCTCGACCTGGAGGTCACGGCGGTCGACATCGACGAGGTCACCGCGGCCATCGCCAGCTACAACCTCGCCCCGTTCCCCACGGCGACCGTGCGGAACGCCGCCGCCGAGGACGTCTCGCTCGACGACTTCGACGCGGTCTGGTTCGATCCCGCGCGGCGCACCGCAGGACACGCCGACACCGCGCGGTTGTCCAGTGCCGCCGACTACACCCCGTCCCTCGACCTGGTCTTCGGTGCGGCGACCAGCCTCCCCACAGGCGTCAAGCTCGGGCCCGGATTCGACCGCTCACTCATCCCCGACGACGCCGAGGCGCAGTGGGTGTCGGTCGACGGACAGCTCGTCGAGATGGCGCTCTGGTTCGGCCCGCTGGCCCGTCCGGACGTCCGACGGTCCGCGCTCCTCCTCGCGGACGGCGTCCACCACGAGTTGCACGCCGAGGCCGACGCCGACGACGCCCCCGTGCGGGAACTCGGCGACTACGTGCACGAACCCGACGGGTCGGTGATCCGGGCCCGACTCATCGGCGACCTCGCCGTCCGCTTGGAGGCCGGCATGCTCGGCCAGGGCATCGCCTACCTGACCTCCGACACGGCGACGACCTCGCCGTTCGCCACGACCTTCCGGGTGCTCGAGCGGCTACCGATGGACGAGAAGATCCTTAAGCGCACGATGCGGGATCGCGGGATCGGCGTCCTCGAGATCAAGAAGCGCGGCGTCGACGTCGACCCCGCGGCGTTCCGGAAGCGCATGGCGCTCAAGGGCGACGGCTCGGCCACGATCATCCTCACGAGGATCGCGGGCAAACACAGTGCGCTGCTCGTCGAACGGGTGACACCGGCCGCTGCCGCCTGA
- the rarD gene encoding EamA family transporter RarD translates to MAVPQQGSRSGLLSAVAAYCLWGALPLYFIALAPAGAFEVVAWRILFSLVFCAVLILATRSWRRLFGILRQRRIVLTMGLAGALIYVNWQTYVYGALNGQVVEASLGYFINPIVTVFLGVFFLRERLRPAQWAAVVVSVIAVLVLAIGHGSVPWIALILAFSFGLYGYIKKLVGGSVDAVSGLTLETVWLMPVAIAQLIAVGVTGGLTIGTAGVGHALLLVGAGVITAVPLLLFAAAARRLPLTWMGFIQYFAPIIQFVVGVAVLHEAMPPERWLGFGLVWLALAILTVDMLVASTRGRRAVGAERRRSTSI, encoded by the coding sequence GTGGCCGTGCCCCAGCAGGGGAGCCGGTCCGGACTGCTCTCGGCGGTCGCCGCCTACTGCCTCTGGGGAGCGCTCCCGCTCTACTTCATCGCCCTCGCACCGGCCGGCGCCTTCGAGGTCGTGGCGTGGCGGATCCTCTTCTCCCTCGTCTTCTGCGCCGTCCTCATCCTGGCGACCCGTTCCTGGCGTCGACTGTTCGGCATCCTCCGCCAGCGCCGCATCGTCCTGACGATGGGCCTCGCCGGAGCGCTCATCTACGTCAACTGGCAGACCTACGTCTACGGCGCGCTCAACGGCCAGGTGGTCGAAGCGTCGCTCGGGTACTTCATCAACCCGATCGTGACCGTCTTCCTCGGCGTCTTCTTCCTCCGTGAGCGGCTGCGTCCGGCCCAGTGGGCCGCGGTGGTCGTGAGCGTGATCGCGGTCCTCGTCCTCGCGATCGGACACGGCAGCGTCCCCTGGATCGCCCTCATCCTGGCTTTCTCATTCGGCCTCTACGGCTACATCAAGAAACTGGTGGGCGGTTCGGTCGACGCCGTGTCCGGCTTGACGCTCGAGACCGTGTGGCTGATGCCGGTCGCGATCGCCCAGCTCATCGCTGTCGGCGTGACCGGTGGGCTGACCATCGGCACCGCAGGCGTCGGGCACGCCCTGCTGCTCGTCGGTGCCGGCGTCATCACGGCCGTCCCGCTCCTGCTGTTCGCGGCAGCGGCGCGCCGCCTCCCGCTCACCTGGATGGGTTTCATCCAGTACTTCGCACCGATCATCCAGTTCGTCGTCGGTGTCGCGGTCCTGCACGAGGCGATGCCGCCGGAGCGCTGGTTGGGCTTCGGCCTCGTGTGGCTGGCGCTCGCGATCCTCACCGTCGACATGCTCGTCGCCTCCACCCGTGGTCGTCGGGCCGTCGGGGCCGAACGACGGCGCTCGACGAGCATCTGA